The Aspergillus luchuensis IFO 4308 DNA, chromosome 7, nearly complete sequence genome has a segment encoding these proteins:
- a CDS encoding Zn(II)2Cys6 transcription factor (COG:K;~EggNog:ENOG410PI56;~InterPro:IPR036864,IPR007219,IPR001138;~PFAM:PF00172,PF04082;~TransMembrane:1 (o523-541i);~go_function: GO:0000981 - DNA-binding transcription factor activity, RNA polymerase II-specific [Evidence IEA];~go_function: GO:0003677 - DNA binding [Evidence IEA];~go_function: GO:0008270 - zinc ion binding [Evidence IEA];~go_process: GO:0006351 - transcription, DNA-templated [Evidence IEA];~go_process: GO:0006355 - regulation of transcription, DNA-templated [Evidence IEA]), with amino-acid sequence MESARRYNVERSCLRCHQRKVRCDKSSPCGACIRANVLCQYPGPNRVKRRPPKVHNSDVIARLESLERSIAALVGTRSLPHLQHEVTDGRAVSAPDAGSPSSKEPSPTGTTAAAESSHDGLLVEDGRYINEQLLSRVLEDEKELQSAIGTPKSDTSSSRRPLTLRAEGLLVSRSVEEGHLYALHPCQWQSTQLWQTFLNRIDPIIKILHVPSTQPRVFAAINQPAAAPPDLHALLFAIFFAATTSVLAEDPAHEQRQSEVKRYQQGLELALYQSNFLDAPTLTSLQAMSIYQMCLRYYNSGRSGWTMRGLVIRAAQSIGLHRDGRHFKLTPLECELRRRLWWHICTADSRAVEDHGVGVNSGEEVYDTAFPANIDDQDLSATAMVPPDSKDCWTEMTASLITTVVNEKRLELHRTLTTKVTGKDPAEIVREAKEHVYNTYTKHGDPNIPIQRHGMLLGEVLVLKMEMYLNQKALQTNSTSIPVAERRELQTKTLDISCQALERTNEMFTDALLRGYRWLSSTFMPYFLLTYILWHLCVYPLGVHVERAWRAVNLVFDLTEKDPLWPNPGPKWAIITRLRDKALYIRQMQVAVEQAAGSVDETQPTGTSQVEAPMVESFFDFVNWDIGVLGFPDWTGLMQSVDITGFEHSMDTQI; translated from the exons ATGGAATCCGCACGCCGCTACAACGTCGAACGGTCCTGCCTGCGCTGCCACCAACGCAAGGTCCGCTGCGATAAGAGCTCTCCATGTGGGGCTTGTATACGAGCGAATGTGCTCTGTCAATACCCCGGCCCCAATCGCGTCAAGCGTCGGCCTCCAAAAGTACACAATTCTGATGTCATCGCCCGACTGGAATCACTTGAGCGCTCCATCGCGGCTCTAGTTGGAACCCGATCGCTGCCTCACCTTCAGCACGAAGTGACAGACGGACGGGCCGTTTCTGCACCAGATGCGGGGTCCCCATCTAGCAAAGAACCGTCTCCGACGGGCACAACTGCGGCGGCGGAGTCATCGCACGACGGCCTTCTAGTTGAGGACGGCCGGTATATCAATGAACAACTCTTGTCCCGAGTCTTGGAAGACGAGAAAGAGCTTCAATCTGCCATTGGGACGCCGAAGAGCGACACCAGCAGCTCCAGACGACCACTCACGCTCAGAGCGGAAGGTCTCCTTGTCAGTCGCTCTGTGGAGGAAGGACATCTCTATGCACTGCACCCGTGTCAGTGGCAATCGACACAGCTCTGGCAAACCTTTTTGAATCGCATTGACCCGATAATCAAGATACTTCACGTTCCGTCAACTCAGCCACGGGTATTTGCAGCCATTAACCAGCCGGCGGCCGCGCCTCCTGATCTCcatgctttgctttttgccATCTTCTTTGCGGCCACAACAAGTGTGCTTGCCGAGGACCCAGCACATGAACAGAGGCAATCAGAAGTCAAGCGATACCAGCAAGGGCTGGAACTGGCTCTCTATCAGTCGAACTTTCTGGATGCTCCCACCCTAACATCGCTGCAAGCGATGAGTATTTACCAG ATGTGCCTACGTTATTACAATAGCGGACGTTCTGGATGGACGATGCGAGGGTTGGTAATTCGGGCAGCACAGTCCATTGGTCTCCACCGTGACGGGAGACACTTTAAGCTGACTCCGCTGGAATGTGAGCTGCGCCGCCGACTCTGGTGGCACATTTGTACAGCTGACAGTCGCGCGGTCGAGGATCATGGGGTTGGTGTCAATAGCGGCGAAGAGGTCTACGACACCGCATTTCCAGCAAATATCGATGACCAGGACCTTTCTGCTACGGCGATGGTGCCGCCGGATTCCAAGGACTGCTGGACGGAGATGACAGCATCCCTGATCACGACAGTAGTGAACGAAAAGCGCCTGGAATTGCATCGCACACTGACAACGAAAGTCACTGGAAAGGATCCCGCTGAGATAGTACGGGAAGCAAAAGAGCACGTATACAATACCTATACAAAACATGGCGACCCAAATATTCCGATCCAGCGACACGGCATGCTGCTAGGGGAGGTTCTAGTGCTAAAAATGGAAATGTACCTGAACCAGAAAGCTCTCCAGACAAATAGCACCTCGATACCGGTCGCTGAGCGCCGTGAATTGCAGACCAAAACCCTGGACATCTCCTGCCAAGCCCTCGAACGCACCAATGAAATGTTTACGGACGCGCTTCTCCGCGGATATCGCTGGCTCTCTTCTACATTCATGCCTTACTTTCTCCTCACGTACATTCTGTGGCACCTTTGTGTGTATCCACTGGGGGTGCACGTCGAACGCGCATGGCGAGCAGTCAACTTGGTCTTTGACCTCACCGAGAAGGACCCGTTGTGGCCCAATCCGGGGCCAAAGTGGGCAATAATTACTCGCTTGCGTGACAAGGCGTTGTATATTCGACAGATGCAGGTGGCTGTGGAGCAGGCCGCAGGCTCGGTCGATGAGACCCAACCGACAGGTACCAGCCAAGTGGAGGCGCCAATGGTAGAGTCGTTCTTCGACTTTGTGAATTGGGATATTGGCGTCCTTGGATTCCCGGACTGGACTGGCTTAATGCAGAGTGTCGACATAACGGGCTTCGAGCATTCGATGGATACTCAAATTTGA
- a CDS encoding MCT family MFS transporter (COG:G;~EggNog:ENOG410QDAZ;~InterPro:IPR020846,IPR011701,IPR036259;~PFAM:PF07690;~TransMembrane:12 (i62-84o104-123i130-150o156-179i191-211o223-247i268-286o306-324i331-352o358-380i392-415o427-445i);~go_function: GO:0022857 - transmembrane transporter activity [Evidence IEA];~go_process: GO:0055085 - transmembrane transport [Evidence IEA]), translating to MAPSHEAAINAHPGDEYEKDDRNSQNTLQESDLAHDTEKQAPTQPPMQSPWGTADPPPDGGFAAWSVVLGAWCAYFCTFGWINSIGTFQTYYETTLLNGYSTSTIAWIPSLEVFFMFFMGPIVGTLSDRLGARVVIIAGSFLHVFGLMMTSISTEYYQVLLSQGVCSAMGLCAIFQPSMSSIPSWFNKKRGAAYGIIASGSSAGGVIFPIMVDRLITRVGFGWAMRIAAFLILGLLVVTCLTVRSRIPPMKQQMDKEAFMRPYKEVKMLFLVSGFVLLTFGVFIPINYMETSAIADGMSTNLAQYLVPILNAGSLFGRMGAGAFSDKVGPYNIFVVVCSLTGILVLALWIPATNNPGNIVFAVLFGVTSGAYFSLSAALVAKIAPLREMGYWTGVLFLFASIGALTTNPIAGAILQRDDGSYTGMKIYSGVFLLAGTVCVLMTRIRQTGLVLKAKF from the exons ATGGCTCCTTCCCATGAAGCAGCTATAAACGCTCATCCCGGTGATGAATACGAGAAAGATGATCGAAATTCTCAAAATACCCTACAGGAGTCAGATCTAGCACACGACACAGAAAAGCAAGCGCCGACTCAACCTCCGATGCAATCGCCGTGGGGAACGGCTGATCCCCCGCCTGATGGGGGATTTGCGGCGTggtcggtggtgctgggggcGTGGTGCGCGTATTTCTGTACCTTTGGGTGGATTAATA GTATTGGAACATTCCAGACTTATTATGAGACGACGCTGCTCAACGGGTACTCGACGAGTACCATCGCGTGGATTCCTTCGTTGGAGGTGTTTTTCATGTTTTTTATG GGCCCCATCGTCGGCACGCTGAGCGATAGACTCGGTGCTCGCGTGGTCATCATCGCAGGCTCCTTCCTCCATGTCTTTGGGCTCATGATGACCTCCATTTCTACGGAGTATTACCAAGTCCTGCTGTCGCAGGGTGTCTGTAGTGCTATGGGACTGTGTGCTATTTTCCAGCCATCCATGAGCTCCATTCCCAGCTGGTTCAACAAGAAGCGCGGCGCGGCGTATGGAATCATCGCTTCCGGGTCAAGTGCCGGGGGTGTGATCTTCCCTATCATGGTAGACCGGCTCATCACTCGTGTTGGCTTCGGGTGGGCGATGCGCATCGCTGCTTTTCTGATTCTGGGGTTGCTTGTCGTGACTTGCCTTACTGTGAGGTCGAGGATCCCGCCTATGAAACAGCAGATGGATAAGGAGGCCTTTATGCGGCCGTAtaaggaggtgaagatgttgtttcttgtttccgGGTTTGTCCTGTTGACTTTCGGCGTGTTTATTCCGATCAACTACATGGAGACGTCGGCCATCGCGGATGGGATGAGTACAAATTTGGCGCAATATCTGGTTCCGATACTGAATGCTGGAAG TCTCTTCGGTCGAATGGGAGCAGGTGCATTCTCCGATAAAGTCGGGCCATACAACATCTTTGTCGTGGTCTGTTCACTGACGGGTATCCTGGTCCTCGCGCTCTGGATCCCTGCGACTAATAACCCCGGAAACATTGTCTTCGCAGTCCTCTTTGGTGTCACTTCTGGCGCGTATTTCTCTTTGTCCGCTGCCCTGGTAGCGAAGATTGCTCCGCTCCGGGAAATGGGTTACTGGACTGGCGTGCTCTTCCTGTTCGCGTCAATTGGTGCCTTGACGACCAACCCTATCGCAGGCGCAATTTTGCAGCGCGATGATGGGTCGTACACGGGCATGAAGATCTATTCGGGCGTCTTTCTGTTGGCAGGCACCGTGTGTGTCTTGATGACTCGTATTCGTCAAACGGGCTTGGTGCTCAAGGCGAAGTTCTGA
- a CDS encoding uncharacterized protein (COG:M;~EggNog:ENOG410PYRX;~InterPro:IPR002110,IPR036770,IPR025676,IPR020683;~PFAM:PF12796,PF00023,PF13637,PF13606,PF14420;~go_function: GO:0005515 - protein binding [Evidence IEA]): MPPRDLIINLPSTLVNVSINMANQKWDRYMSEIERLYIHENQTLEDVMSYMETQHSWKKSKASYTRQLNKWGFRKHSESRDDEWILKRVAKRKRNGKESEVFIDGIQLHPKKIAKAKYGKGFVSTISQYAPSPKTPEGYLVTTPQTTGMCLSWSSSLPWLRFMSFLDPPTEKAPSLPSSSLFVDSTRSGNVTKDASFELMRCLNSLVPWNKHKHLGNIYSGSRTLAALSILMPETEQGQLDGLSTNLSTLKSGLRDHLSVVLYLISNNLMPPDEDLSFEEQKQRDSRLILSLLKDSGWGDPDHLRILLSTREPTAESIAEKVFESALWIGDLDIVENMLRSGMSADGLIEVLTEAADIWFLTPLQFAAQEGNIRLTNLLIRHGADIEHGLANKVGKTALYFAITSEDLAVVRALLLQGAKVTRECARAAMETCYSYPQALDLVREIIDIYLEEHLAAGRNDPGLVVPAVESKNAWIVKHFLDRGAKLNGSITPSYYLGHEGRDICLLGFAVMNMDVDIVRLLTDSTVGANGLCSGPQYMFPLTLAAMKGTTEIARVLLDSGADVRAADKGEKTLLEYAARKSNLILCQMLITHGAKVDREPCDAQKSPSALMTAIQEDDMLIVELLINSNARLNDRFEAAPGSVLAAALEVGNDAVIDKLIHAGARYVGVKMKKIGNLQTAILMKEKGVLANVLFSSGRQILVAAILAGHENLAYFLLQNGAHKEHDARYPFSTSDPITPLDAATRTNNIRLIQALLEHGVAVTDYALTYAIQRHSGLLSILLRSFSGRAPTAVAAALREPSIAALKLLREANVDFTGAFRPLAVGSRLNRWSQVWEDEVKSVLEVAVDWDAERSHFTFLLEWAAAAGIPWEPELVSRALIRTILSNEHGRLAELMQLDFDLSYDYWLVSEEFSFNPLQAAVKSQLVWVVREMLMKGADVNYLGYGPRSRTPLQLAVENGNMEIFNLLLHYGADVNGPAAGEGGATALQIAAIRGFIGIAQRLLDLGADVNAKPAVKDGRTALMGAAEHGRIDMLHLLLDRGALIVGEHRFYFDEAVRLAKNNGHYAASRLLISFEVSLVATGDFVEDGAEYPAHVAGVSGHPLQMALRRPA, encoded by the exons ATGCCCCCGCGGGACCTAATCATCAATCTCCCCTCAACCTTGGTGAATGTGTCAATAAACATGGCCAACCAGAAATGGGACAGATACATGAGCGAGATCGAACGACTATATATCCACGAGAACCAAACGCTGGAAGACGTGATGAGCTATATGGAAACTCAGCACTCgtggaagaaaag CAAGGCATCATACACTAGACAACTCAACAAATGGGGGTTTAGAAAACACTCCGAGTCcagagatgatgaatggATCCTGAAACGAGTGGCCAAGCGGAAGCGAAACGGAAAGGAGAGTGAGGTCTTTATAGATGGAATTCAGCTCCATCCGAAGAAGATCGCCAAGGCAAAATACGGAAAGGGCTTCGTGTCAACCATATCGCAATATG CCCCTTCTCCAAAGACCCCCGAGGGTTATCTCGTAACAACTCCGCAAACGACCGGCATGTGCCTCTCTTGGAGCAGCTCTTTGCCCTGGCTGCGGTTCATGAGCTTCCTTGATCCCCCAACAGAAAAAG CACCTtccttgccctcctcctctctcttcgtGGACTCAACGCGTTCAGGAAATGTCACCAAAGACGCCAGTTTTGAGCTAATGCGATGCTTGAACTCGCTGGTACCCTGGAATAAACACAAGCATCTCGGGAACATCTACAGTGGGTCACGTACATTAGCAGCTCTGAGTATTCTCATGCCAGAAACGGAGCAAGGACAACTTGATGGATTGTCAACAAATCTGAGTACCTTGAAATCAGGGCTTAGAGATCATTTGAGTGTCGTGTTATACCTCATCTCAAATAACCTAATGCCCCCAGATGAAGATTTGTCCTTTGAAGAACAAAAGCAACGTGATTCCAGATTGATTTTAAGTCTGCTCAAAGATAGTGGCTGGGGTGATCCGGATCATCTCAGAATTTTGCTATCAACCCGTGAGCCCACCGCCGAATCTATCGCAGAGAAAGTGTTTGAAAGTGCACTTTGGATAGGTGACTTGGATATTGTTGAGAATATGCTCCGGTCTGGCATGAGCGCGGATGGGTTGATTGAGGTATTGACAGAAGCGGCCGACATCTGGTTCTTGACTCCTTTGCAATTTGCTGCTCAGGAGGGGAATATTCGCCTCACCAATCTTCTGATCAGGCACGGTGCTGACATTGAACATGGCCTTGCGAATAAGGTGGGTAAAACTGCTCTGTATTTTGCCATTACAAGCGAAGACTTGGCGGTTGTTCGGGCGCTACTTCTGCAAGGTGCAAAAGTGACAAGAGAGTGTGCCCGTGCAGCGATGGAAACCTGTTACTCTTATCCGCAGGCACTTGATCTGGTTAGGGAGATAATCGACATATACCTTGAGGAGCATCTTGCAGCTGGACGCAATGATCCAGGTCTCGTTGTTCCAGCGGTGGAGTCGAAAAATGCGTGGATTGTTAAACATTTCCTTGACAGAGGTGCAAAGCTGAATGGAAGTATCACGCCATCATACTACCTTGGTCATGAAGGGCGGGATATCTGCTTGCTGGGCTTTGCAGTCATGAATATGGATGTTGATATTGTCCGACTTCTTACTGACTCTACTGTTGGCGCAAACGGACTTTGTTCCGGGCCGCAGTATATGTTCCCATTAACCCTAGCAGCTATGAAGGGCACAACTGAAATAGCGCGAGTTCTACTTGACTCAGGCGCTGACGTCCGAGCTGCCGACAAGGGAGAAAAGACACTACTCGAGTATGCCGCACGGAAGAGCAATTTGATTCTTTGCCAGATGTTGATCACGCATGGGGCCAAGGTTGACAGAGAGCCATGTGATGCGCAAAAGTCGCCATCAGCTCTCATGACTGCAAtccaggaagatgatatgCTCATCGTTGAGCTTTTGATCAACTCAAACGCACGATTGAATGATCGCTTCGAAGCCGCTCCAGGTAGCGTTCTTGCTGCCGCTCTCGAAGTTGGAAATGATGCGGTGATCGACAAGTTGATACATGCCGGTGCTAGATACGTTGGAGTtaagatgaagaaaatcGGGAATTTGCAGACTGCCATCCTaatgaaagagaagggagtATTGGCAAATGTCCTCTTTTCGTCCGGCCGTCAGATTCTTGTAGCTGCTATATTAGCGGGACATGAGAACTTAGCATACTTTTTGCTCCAGAACGGCGCCCATAAAGAGCACGACGCCCGGTATCCCTTCTCCACCTCAGATCCGATAACCCCTCTAGATGCGGCCACCAGAACAAATAACATAAGACTTATACAGGCCCTTCTGGAGCATGGTGTTGCGGTGACAGACTATGCTCTCACATATGCGATACAGAGGCATAGTGGACTTTTATCAATTCTACTAAGAAGCTTTTCGGGGAGGGCCCCAACAGCGGTGGCAGCTGCGTTGAGAGAACCTTCAATAGCCGCGTTAAAGTTACTTCGAGAGGCAAACGTGGACTTTACAGGAGCATTTCGGCCACTTGCAGTTGGATCGAGGCTTAACAGGTGGAGTCAAgtgtgggaggatgaggtcaaATCCGTACTTGAAGTGGCGGTTGATTGGGACGCCGAACGCTCTCATTTCACATTCCTTCTTGAGTGGGCAGCCGCGGCTGGGATACCGTGGGAGCCAGAACTTGTGTCTCGTGCTTTGATCAGGACAATACTATCGAACGAACATGGCCGGCTGGCTGAGTTGATGCAACTTGACTTTGATCTAAGTTACGATTATTGGCTGGTTTCAGAGGAGTTTAGTTTTAATCCTCTTCAAGCTGCCGTCAAATCACAATTGGTGTGGGTCGTTCGTGAGATGCTGATGAAAGGAGCCGATGTCAATTACTTGGGATACGGTCCCAGAAGTCGTACGCCGTTACAACTCGCTGTTGAGAATGGAAACATGGAGATATtcaatcttctcctgcatTACGGAGCAGATGTTAATGGTCCCGCAGCTGGGGAAGGTGGTGCGACCGCTTTACAGATTGCGGCCATACGTGGATTCATCGGCATTGCTCAGAGACTGCTTGACCTCGGCGCGGATGTCAATGCAAAACCTGCAGTGAAAGACGGGCGCACGGCTTTAATGGGTGCTGCCGAACACGGTCGAATTGATATGTTGCACCTGCTGCTTGATCGAGGAGCACTCATTGTGGGAGAGCATCGGTTCTATTTTGATGAAGCCGTGAGGCTGGCGAAAAATAATGGCCATTATGCCGCATCAAGGCTCTTGATTTCTTTTGAGGTCTCGCTTGTAGCAACCGGAGATTTCGTCGAGGATGGCGCTGAATATCCTGCTCATGTCGCAGGGGTAAGTGGCCATCCGCTGCAAATGGCCCTTCGGAGACCTGCGTGA
- the egl3 gene encoding putative extracellular endoglucanase/cellulase (CAZy:GH5;~COG:G;~EggNog:ENOG410PGYW;~InterPro:IPR001547,IPR035971,IPR017853,IPR000254;~PFAM:PF00734,PF00150;~go_component: GO:0005576 - extracellular region [Evidence IEA];~go_function: GO:0004553 - hydrolase activity, hydrolyzing O-glycosyl compounds [Evidence IEA];~go_function: GO:0030248 - cellulose binding [Evidence IEA];~go_process: GO:0005975 - carbohydrate metabolic process [Evidence IEA];~go_process: GO:0071704 - organic substance metabolic process [Evidence IEA]) yields MNIFRIPFLMERLTPDGLTGSFASTYLSDLKSTVEFVTNSGAYAVLDPHNYGRFDGSIIESTSDFKTWWKNVATEFADNDKVIFDTNNEYHDMEQSLVLNLNQAAINGIRAAGATTQYIFVEGNAYTGAWDWTTYNDDLSGLTDSEDKIIYEMHQYLDSDSSGTSETCVSSTIGKERIEKATEWLKTNNKQGIIGEFAGGVNSVCEEAVEGMLAYMSENSDVWVGASWWSAGPWWGTYMYSLEPTDGTAYSTYLPILEKYFPSGDASSSSSASASVAAATSAVSTTTTAAFEQTTTPATQVEIASSSSSSSAVAASQTTLSKVKSKSKSPCKLSSATSSAVSSAAAVTTPAVAATTPAAAPTSSSVAFATTSVYVPTTTAAAPSQVSSSAAASSSGVVGVSDPQGPSATNSAGEVNQYYQCGGINWTGPTVCASPYTCKVQNDYYYQCVAE; encoded by the exons ATGAACATCTTCCGTATCCCCTTCCTCATGGAGCGTTTGACCCCCGATGGCTTGACCGGCTCTTTCGCTTCGACCTACCTCTCTGACCTGAAGTCG ACCGTCGAATTCGTTACCAACAGCGGTGCCTACGCTGTCCTTGACCCCCACAACTACGGACGTTT TGATGGAAGCATCATCGAGTCCACCTCCGACTTCAAGACCTGGTGGAAGAACGTCGCTACCGAATTCGCCGACAACGACAAGGTCATCTTCGATACCA ACAACGAGTACCATGACATGGAGCAGTCCCTGGTTCTGAACCTTAACCAGGCTGCCATCAACGGTATCCGTGCCGCTGGTGCCACCACTCAGTACATCTTCGTCGAGGGTAACGCCTACACTGGTGCTTGGGACTGGACTACCTACAACGATGACCTGTCTGGCCTGACCGACAGTGAGGACAAGATCATCTACGAGATGCACCAGTACCTTGACTCCGACAGCTCCGGTACTTCGGAGACCTGTGTCAGCTCCACGATCGGCAAGGAGCGCATCGAGAAGGCTACCGAGTGGCTGAAGACCAACAACAAGCAGGGTATCATCGGTGAattcgctggtggtgtcAACTCCGTGTGTGAGGAGGCTGTCGAGGGCATGCTCGCGTACATGTCCGAGAACTCCGACGTCTGGGTTGGTGCTTCCTGGTGGTCTGCCGGTCCCTGGTGGGGAACCTACATGTACTCTCTGGAGCCCACCGATGGCACCGCCTACTCCACCTACCTGCCCATCCTCGAGAAGTACTTCCCCAGCGGTGatgcttcctcctccagctctgcctctgcctccgtTGCCGCTGCTACCTCCGCtgtttccaccaccaccactgccgctTTTGAGCAGaccaccacccccgccaCCCAGGTTGAGattgcctcttcctcttcttcctcttcggccgTCGCCGCCAGCCAGACTACCCTCAGCAAGGTTAAGTCCAAGTCCAAGTCCCCTTGCAAGCTGTCCAGCGCCACCTCCAGCGCCGTCTCTAGCGCTGCCGCTGTCACCACCCCTGCCGTCGCTGCCACCACCCCTGCCGCCGCTCCTACTTCTTCCAGCGTCGCTTTCGCCACCACTTCCGTTTACGttcccaccaccactgccgctgccCCCAGCCAGGTTAGCTCCAGCGCTGCTGCTAGCAGCAGCGGTGTCGTCGGTGTCAGCGACCCCCAGGGTCCCTCGGCCACCAACTCTGCTGGTGAGGTGAACCAATACTACCAGTGCGGTGGTATCAACTGGACCGGCCCTACCGTCTGTGCCAGCCCCTACACCTGCAAGGTCCAGaacgactactactaccagtgCGTTGCTGAGTAA
- a CDS encoding alpha/beta hydrolase family protein (COG:S;~EggNog:ENOG410Q2V2;~InterPro:IPR029058;~SECRETED:SignalP(1-24)), with product MILSYPSGFTTLAGLALLAQLASASELPLPILKDFDDTGVLGGLYRPNSTSPSSRIGIYIMHAEQDYTSFVGCTELRERGFTVFCANNEASKSGYMSDINFEDMMLQVNTGLAWLRNQTDIDKVVILGHSGGGAMMAQYQNVAENGVSACNGPEKIYPCSNALAGLEPADGLMLLDANYGISTMGLLSLNPAIEDETKASKLNQSLNIYNADNGFSNGTQSNFTSEFKKRFTKGIVARNNRVLEHAQHRLKEIEKGNGIFGDDEPLTIPAALYLATNNLYISQDVRTLHHTTYPWTLLEKNGTTEQIIQSVRVPSGWVDVSNSWEQAALKTTVRRYLSTLAIRANENFNILADNLEGIEYDSTQMAPASSIKGVSVPLLTVGMTGHYEYLNAEKIHLNAAKSKDTSIAFVQGAQHGIYPCTECESYPGEYGDTVKTCFNYVAGWLSEQGRFL from the coding sequence ATGATTCTGTCCTACCCCTCCGGCTTTACTACCCTTGCTGGGCTGGCATTGCTCGCTCAACTTGCTTCTGCCTCTGAATTACCTCTCCCCATTCTGAAAGACTTCGATGATACTGGTGTTCTTGGTGGGCTCTACCGACCTAACTCTACGAGCCCGAGCTCGCGCATCGGTATCTATATCATGCATGCGGAGCAGGACTACACCTCCTTTGTCGGCTGCACAGAGCTTCGGGAGCGTGGGTTTACTGTGTTTTGCGCCAACAACGAGGCCAGCAAGTCCGGTTATATGTCAGACATCAATTTTGAAGATATGATGCTCCAAGTCAACACGGGCTTGGCCTGGTTGCGCAACCAGACTGATATCGACAAGGTGGTTATCCTTGGCCACAGCGGTGGCGGTGCGATGATGGCCCAATATCAAAACGTCGCAGAGAATGGCGTGTCCGCGTGCAATGGCCCAGAGAAGATCTATCCGTGTTCCAATGCTCTGGCTGGCCTTGAGCCTGCTGACGGCTTAATGCTGCTCGATGCTAACTACGGCATCTCCACCATGGGCCTGCTGAGTCTGAACCCGGCTATTGAAGATGAAACAAAGGCCTCCAAACTCAACCAGTCCCTCAACATATATAACGCTGATAATGGGTTCAGCAATGGCACTCAATCAAACTTCACTTCAGAGTTCAAAAAGAGGTTTACGAAGGGGATTGTGGCTCGTAACAATCGTGTCCTGGAACATGCTCAGCACCGTCTTAAGGAAATCGAGAAAGGCAATGGGATCTTTGGTGATGACGAGCCTCTCACCATCCCTGCGGCTCTTTACCTTGCTACGAACAACCTCTATATTTCTCAAGATGTTCGAACTCTGCATCACACTACCTATCCTTGGACTTTGCTTGAAAAGAACGGTACGACCGAGCAGATTATTCAATCGGTGCGTGTCCCCTCCGGCTGGGTCGATGTCTCCAACTCCTGGGAACAGGCTGCTCTCAAGACCACCGTCCGGCGGTACCTCTCCACCCTGGCCATCCGAGCCAACGAGAACTTCAACATCTTAGCAGATAACCTTGAAGGCATAGAGTATGATTCCACTCAGATGGCACCTGCGTCATCGATCAAGGGCGTCAGCGTCCCGCTCTTGACCGTGGGAATGACTGGGCACTACGAGTATTTGAACGCCGAAAAGATCCACCTCAATGCCGCCAAGAGCAAAGATACCTCGATCGCATTTGTTCAAGGCGCTCAGCACGGCATTTACCCCTGCACCGAGTGTGAGTCGTACCCGGGAGAATATGGAGACACCGTCAAAACATGCTTCAATTATGTTGCGGGTTGGCTGTCCGAACAAGGTCGCTTCCTGTGA